A single region of the Paraburkholderia megapolitana genome encodes:
- a CDS encoding efflux transporter outer membrane subunit encodes MFHRKLNRWRPAAHPGSRLAALLGTLALAGCASFGGTAALERITPPQQYDPGNDIRAATASGDIAKEWWKAFGDPSLDRLMQDALSDAPTLKAAQARVSEALAQADVRAADTLPQLDGAISAAPTRFPASYTVPPPAAGHWQIDAQALLNASFDLDLAGRLRALTRSATLRAGQQQALAQATTIALQSAIVTTYLQLDLACRLLGIAQDTLAQHNYLLRLTNQRVTAGLDMRLASLRASEPIPLAESEVAKRTADVALLRHRLAALAGRGPGYADTLVPAPSMLDARPTLPATLPAGLVGRRPDILAARYRVEAESAGIDAARAAFYPDINLLAFAGVQSLGFHALFNGNSGSFGAGPAISLPIFEGGRLRAGLRAQTAAYNAAVADYDDTVVNALAQVSDALVQIKALGQQQALTQEALARAQQAYDLETRRYRQGMSGYLDVLLAQGRLYEDEAAHAQAGTALLIEHVQLIAALGGAPTDGASP; translated from the coding sequence ATGTTCCACCGCAAACTCAACAGATGGCGCCCAGCCGCGCATCCGGGCAGCCGCCTCGCGGCGCTGCTCGGTACGCTCGCGCTGGCCGGCTGTGCGAGCTTCGGCGGCACGGCGGCGCTCGAGCGGATCACGCCGCCGCAGCAATACGATCCGGGCAACGACATCCGCGCCGCGACGGCAAGCGGCGACATTGCAAAAGAGTGGTGGAAAGCCTTTGGCGACCCCTCTCTCGACCGGTTGATGCAGGATGCGCTGAGCGACGCGCCGACGCTAAAAGCCGCGCAAGCGCGCGTCAGCGAAGCCCTGGCGCAAGCCGATGTGCGCGCCGCCGATACGTTGCCGCAACTCGACGGCGCGATCAGTGCCGCGCCGACCCGCTTCCCCGCCAGCTACACGGTCCCGCCGCCCGCGGCCGGTCACTGGCAGATCGACGCGCAGGCATTGCTGAACGCGTCGTTCGATCTCGATCTGGCCGGCCGCCTACGCGCGCTGACGCGCTCCGCGACGCTGCGTGCCGGGCAGCAACAGGCGCTCGCACAGGCCACGACGATTGCCTTGCAAAGCGCAATCGTCACGACCTACCTGCAGCTCGACCTCGCCTGCCGGCTGCTCGGCATCGCCCAGGACACGCTTGCACAGCACAACTATCTGCTGCGGCTCACCAACCAGCGCGTGACAGCCGGCCTCGACATGCGGCTCGCCTCGCTGCGCGCGAGCGAGCCGATTCCGCTTGCCGAGAGCGAGGTGGCAAAACGCACTGCCGACGTCGCACTGCTACGGCACCGGCTCGCTGCGCTTGCCGGCCGCGGCCCCGGTTACGCGGACACTCTGGTCCCCGCGCCGTCGATGCTCGACGCTCGCCCGACGCTGCCGGCCACCCTGCCCGCCGGTCTGGTGGGACGACGACCCGACATCCTCGCCGCACGCTATCGGGTCGAGGCGGAATCGGCGGGTATCGACGCGGCGCGCGCCGCGTTTTACCCGGATATCAATCTGCTGGCCTTCGCCGGTGTGCAGAGCCTCGGATTCCATGCGCTCTTCAACGGCAACAGCGGCTCGTTCGGCGCCGGCCCAGCAATCTCGCTGCCGATTTTCGAAGGCGGCCGGCTGCGTGCCGGTTTGCGTGCGCAAACCGCCGCCTACAACGCAGCGGTCGCCGACTACGACGACACCGTCGTCAACGCGCTCGCGCAGGTCAGCGATGCGCTCGTCCAGATCAAGGCGCTCGGCCAGCAGCAGGCGTTGACGCAGGAAGCGCTGGCGCGTGCGCAGCAGGCCTACGACCTCGAGACGCGCCGCTATCGGCAGGGCATGTCGGGCTACCTCGACGTGCTGCTCGCGCAGGGCCGACTCTACGAGGACGAAGCCGCGCATGCGCAGGCCGGCACCGCGCTGCTGATCGAACACGTCCAGCTAATCGCGGCGCTGGGCGGCGCCCCCACCGATGGAGCATCGCCATGA
- a CDS encoding HlyD family secretion protein: protein MTQPDTAAAAASAGDGKSATPTAAPGSPATEPASQAARRRRYFRCFGAVLVLFALASGAFSWLTGRGTESTDDAYVAGDVVQVSSQIPGTAVAVIAQNTDWVDAGAPLVELDQADARLSLDSAVEQLAHAVREYRAAHADAERENAQTRLRETDAARAADDLQRRLSLARDGGVALEDIRHARDSVSAAAASLDAQRAAYMSSAARTDGTTIDSNPLVRAAAAQVRSAALALHRTEIRAPLAGLVTRRVVQVGERVTPGGAVMAIVPLDRVWVEANFKESQLREMHAGQPVELQADLYGSSIVYHGRIEGFEAGTGAAFASVPAQNATGNWIKVVQRVPVRIALDPRELRAHPLRIGLSMNAAVSVGESSGNGGSSAHAGTAVAMPLVAAATAHPVDITEIFRGDENIGDKLVAQTIRANSPVPQAALSARKPGA from the coding sequence ATGACCCAACCCGATACGGCCGCCGCGGCAGCCAGCGCCGGCGACGGCAAATCCGCCACGCCCACCGCAGCACCGGGCAGCCCGGCTACGGAGCCAGCCAGCCAGGCCGCACGCCGGCGCCGCTATTTCCGCTGCTTCGGTGCGGTGCTGGTGCTGTTCGCGCTGGCGAGTGGCGCCTTCTCCTGGCTCACCGGACGCGGCACAGAATCGACTGACGATGCCTACGTCGCCGGCGACGTCGTGCAGGTGTCCTCGCAAATACCGGGTACCGCGGTCGCCGTGATCGCGCAGAACACCGACTGGGTCGATGCCGGCGCGCCTCTCGTCGAACTCGATCAGGCTGACGCCCGACTGTCGCTCGACAGCGCGGTCGAACAACTGGCGCATGCGGTGCGCGAATATCGCGCCGCGCATGCCGACGCGGAACGCGAAAACGCGCAAACCCGGCTGCGCGAAACCGATGCGGCACGCGCGGCCGACGATCTACAGCGGCGCCTGAGCCTGGCCCGCGATGGCGGCGTCGCACTCGAGGACATCCGCCACGCGCGCGATTCGGTCAGCGCGGCCGCCGCGTCGCTCGATGCGCAGCGCGCGGCCTATATGTCGAGCGCCGCGCGCACTGACGGCACGACAATCGATTCGAACCCGCTCGTGCGCGCCGCGGCCGCGCAGGTCCGCAGCGCCGCGTTGGCGCTGCACCGCACGGAGATCCGCGCGCCCCTCGCCGGCCTCGTCACGCGCCGGGTCGTCCAGGTCGGCGAGCGCGTGACGCCGGGCGGCGCCGTGATGGCCATCGTGCCGCTCGACCGGGTCTGGGTCGAGGCCAACTTCAAGGAGTCGCAACTGCGCGAGATGCACGCGGGCCAGCCGGTCGAATTGCAGGCGGATCTCTACGGCAGCAGCATCGTTTATCACGGCCGGATCGAAGGCTTCGAGGCAGGCACCGGTGCAGCCTTCGCGTCGGTCCCCGCGCAAAACGCCACCGGCAACTGGATCAAGGTCGTGCAACGGGTACCGGTGCGCATCGCGCTCGATCCGCGAGAACTGCGCGCGCATCCGCTGCGCATCGGTCTGTCGATGAACGCCGCCGTGTCGGTCGGCGAGAGCAGTGGCAACGGCGGTAGCAGCGCACACGCCGGTACCGCCGTTGCCATGCCGCTGGTAGCGGCCGCGACAGCCCACCCGGTCGACATCACGGAGATCTTCCGCGGCGACGAAAACATCGGCGACAAACTCGTCGCGCAGACCATCCGCGCGAACAGTCCCGTCCCGCAGGCGGCGCTCAGTGCGCGCAAACCCGGAGCATGA
- a CDS encoding DHA2 family efflux MFS transporter permease subunit: MRLFAATAAPMRPLEPMSGPALVFVAIAISVANFMQTLDLTIANVAVPTIAGDLGVAPDMGTWMLTSFATPLAITLPLTGWLAQRFGQVRLFRIAVVLFVLTSILCGLAPNFESLLVFRALQGAASGPITALSQALLVAVFPAKKRNVALSVWQTTTFVAPVLGPIAGGWITDNLTWPCIFYVNAPTGAIVLLVLTRCLAGRDNPTRKLPVDVVGLLLLAASFGSLQLLLDRGQNLDWFSATPIRVLAAIAAVSFVALILWELTDAHPIVDLRLFADRNFTAGTIAVTLGFGVYYGALVLVPLWLQTEQGYTATWAGIATAPLGLAGIVIAPLIGRIQGRIDPRRLATVALVGWGAASFWRMGFNTDVPIGDIAGNSLLMGAATAFFITPLVSLSIAGLPRERLPAASGVQNALRRIGTSVATSIAPTYFERRSRVHTTYLVDRITPFDPAATDWINSLEHAGMSTRGALASVSRSIDVQAHMLALNDFSFGCLLLFGATLLTVWFIRYRRP, encoded by the coding sequence ATGCGCCTGTTCGCCGCCACGGCAGCCCCCATGCGCCCGCTCGAACCGATGTCGGGCCCCGCGCTCGTCTTCGTCGCCATCGCCATCAGCGTCGCGAACTTCATGCAGACGCTCGATCTCACCATTGCGAATGTCGCGGTCCCGACCATCGCCGGCGATCTCGGCGTGGCGCCCGATATGGGCACGTGGATGCTGACATCGTTTGCGACACCGCTCGCGATCACCCTGCCGTTGACCGGCTGGCTCGCGCAGCGCTTCGGTCAGGTGCGGCTCTTTCGCATCGCGGTCGTGCTGTTCGTGCTGACCTCGATTCTTTGCGGACTCGCGCCGAATTTCGAATCGCTGCTGGTATTCCGCGCGCTGCAGGGCGCGGCGTCGGGACCGATCACGGCGCTATCGCAAGCGCTGCTGGTCGCGGTGTTCCCCGCGAAAAAGCGCAATGTCGCGCTGTCGGTCTGGCAGACGACCACGTTCGTCGCGCCGGTGCTCGGCCCGATCGCGGGCGGCTGGATCACCGACAACCTGACATGGCCCTGTATCTTCTATGTCAACGCGCCGACCGGCGCGATCGTGCTGCTGGTCCTGACGCGCTGCCTCGCGGGTCGAGACAATCCGACCCGCAAGCTTCCCGTCGATGTGGTCGGTCTGTTGCTGCTCGCCGCATCGTTCGGTTCGCTGCAGTTGCTGCTCGATCGCGGACAAAATCTCGACTGGTTCAGCGCCACGCCGATTCGCGTGCTGGCCGCAATCGCCGCCGTTTCATTTGTCGCACTGATCCTGTGGGAATTGACCGACGCTCATCCGATCGTCGACCTGCGGCTCTTTGCCGATCGCAATTTCACGGCCGGCACGATCGCCGTCACGCTCGGCTTCGGCGTCTATTACGGCGCGCTCGTGCTCGTGCCGCTGTGGCTGCAGACCGAGCAGGGCTACACCGCGACCTGGGCCGGTATCGCAACGGCGCCGCTCGGACTCGCGGGCATCGTCATTGCGCCGCTCATTGGCCGCATACAAGGTCGCATCGATCCGCGCCGGCTTGCGACGGTCGCACTGGTCGGCTGGGGCGCCGCATCGTTCTGGCGGATGGGTTTCAACACCGACGTGCCGATCGGCGACATCGCTGGCAATTCGTTGCTGATGGGCGCCGCGACCGCGTTCTTCATCACGCCGCTCGTCTCGCTTTCGATTGCCGGATTGCCGCGCGAACGGTTGCCCGCTGCGTCCGGTGTCCAGAACGCGTTGCGCCGGATCGGTACCAGCGTCGCGACCTCGATCGCGCCGACCTACTTCGAGCGCCGCTCGCGCGTCCACACCACCTATCTGGTCGATCGCATCACACCGTTCGATCCCGCCGCAACCGACTGGATCAATTCGCTCGAACATGCAGGCATGTCCACGCGAGGCGCACTCGCCTCGGTTTCGCGCTCGATCGACGTGCAGGCTCACATGCTGGCGCTGAACGATTTCTCATTCGGCTGCCTGCTGCTGTTCGGCGCAACCTTGCTGACGGTCTGGTTTATTCGCTACAGACGGCCGTGA
- a CDS encoding FAD-dependent monooxygenase: protein MISRQAGARIAIVGAGLGGSALGALLQREGFDVAIYEQAPRFMRVGAGIHLSPNLMRVLQLLGVHRQALLAGQEPAAFVNRRASDGELLYRLTLGNTASERFGATFVALKRGDLHAALMSAVTPGSVTWGKRLAGLDWRGETVELAFEDGSRAHADVVIGADGLRSRVREVLRGFEKPVYSGQVAFRGSYPRALLENLPVEDLTKWWGEHTFVLSYWLDRAREEFYFAAMTPQAEWPTDASSMPGDVDEMRSLFDDFHPDVRHMLARAPRDSVAKWALFERAPQFEFGNDRVVLIGDACHPMRPFMSQGAAMALEDATILLRAIKGSTEFGAAFATYAQHRIDRLGRVHRVSSANTFMRGPTEPDWVFGYDALSVGASTVLPPLHRTDRARAAYQLAGREFA from the coding sequence ATGATCAGCAGACAAGCGGGCGCGCGCATCGCAATCGTGGGGGCTGGGCTTGGCGGCAGCGCACTCGGTGCGCTCCTGCAGCGCGAGGGGTTCGATGTAGCGATCTATGAGCAGGCGCCGCGTTTCATGCGGGTCGGCGCAGGCATTCATCTGAGCCCGAACCTGATGCGGGTGCTGCAACTGCTTGGCGTACACCGCCAGGCGCTGCTGGCGGGCCAGGAGCCCGCTGCATTCGTCAATCGTCGCGCGAGCGACGGCGAATTGCTGTACCGGCTCACGCTCGGCAACACCGCAAGCGAGCGCTTCGGTGCGACCTTCGTCGCGCTGAAGCGCGGCGACCTGCATGCGGCGCTGATGTCGGCCGTGACACCCGGGTCGGTGACGTGGGGTAAGCGGCTCGCCGGGCTCGACTGGCGCGGCGAGACCGTCGAGCTCGCTTTCGAGGACGGTTCCCGTGCGCACGCCGATGTCGTGATCGGCGCCGACGGACTCCGGTCGCGGGTTCGCGAGGTGCTGCGCGGCTTCGAGAAGCCAGTGTATTCCGGCCAGGTCGCGTTTCGCGGCTCGTACCCGCGTGCATTGCTGGAGAATCTGCCGGTCGAGGACCTGACGAAATGGTGGGGCGAGCACACCTTCGTGCTCTCCTACTGGCTCGACCGTGCGCGCGAAGAATTCTATTTCGCGGCGATGACACCACAGGCCGAGTGGCCGACCGATGCATCGTCGATGCCCGGCGATGTCGACGAGATGCGCAGTCTCTTCGACGATTTTCATCCCGATGTGCGTCACATGCTTGCCAGGGCGCCGCGCGATTCGGTGGCCAAATGGGCGTTGTTCGAACGTGCACCGCAGTTCGAATTCGGCAACGATCGCGTCGTGTTGATCGGCGACGCGTGTCATCCGATGCGCCCGTTCATGTCGCAGGGCGCAGCGATGGCGCTCGAGGACGCCACGATCCTGCTGCGAGCGATCAAGGGCTCGACGGAATTTGGCGCGGCGTTTGCGACCTATGCGCAGCACCGCATCGACCGGCTTGGCCGGGTGCATCGCGTGTCGTCCGCCAATACGTTCATGCGCGGACCCACCGAGCCCGACTGGGTATTCGGTTACGACGCGTTGTCGGTCGGCGCTTCGACGGTGTTGCCGCCGTTGCATCGCACCGATCGTGCGCGGGCGGCTTATCAGCTTGCCGGTCGCGAGTTCGCCTGA
- a CDS encoding DUF1330 domain-containing protein yields MPAYIVFDIDIHDPHAYEEYRRLGAPTLASYGGRFLVRGGAAQTLEGDWSPKRVVVLEFDSTEQAQAWYQSTEYQTAKAFRDRSAHSIGIMVEGL; encoded by the coding sequence ATGCCAGCCTATATCGTCTTCGACATCGACATACACGATCCGCACGCCTACGAGGAATACCGCAGGCTCGGCGCACCAACGCTCGCATCTTATGGCGGACGTTTCCTCGTGCGCGGCGGCGCTGCGCAAACACTCGAAGGGGACTGGAGCCCGAAGCGGGTCGTCGTGCTCGAGTTCGATTCGACTGAACAGGCGCAGGCCTGGTACCAGTCCACCGAGTATCAGACTGCGAAAGCATTCCGCGACCGAAGCGCGCACAGCATCGGCATCATGGTCGAGGGATTGTGA
- a CDS encoding DUF1330 domain-containing protein, with product MSAYVLVDVDVHDPVAFARYRELGVPTIAAHGGRVLARSDDVVTLEGNWSPRRIVVLEFDDLEAARRWHASSEYQAARELRLSAAHTQSIALAALPAS from the coding sequence ATGAGTGCATATGTACTAGTCGATGTCGACGTGCACGATCCGGTTGCCTTTGCGCGCTATCGCGAGCTGGGCGTGCCGACCATCGCGGCGCATGGCGGCCGCGTCCTTGCCCGCAGCGACGACGTCGTGACACTGGAAGGCAACTGGTCGCCGCGGCGCATCGTCGTGCTCGAGTTCGACGATCTGGAGGCGGCGCGCCGCTGGCATGCATCGTCCGAATATCAGGCCGCGCGCGAACTGCGTTTGTCGGCGGCGCATACGCAGAGCATCGCGCTTGCCGCGCTCCCAGCGTCCTGA
- a CDS encoding non-heme iron oxygenase ferredoxin subunit — MSMDWKFAIDVDAVRAEGLAGIVVDGHDVALYAVNDAIFATENQCTHGAARLSDGFLLDDEIECPLHQGRFSVRTGEALCAPLQTCVRTYPVKIEEGRVFVLLDEPALADPATSCKERA, encoded by the coding sequence ATGAGCATGGACTGGAAATTTGCAATCGATGTCGACGCCGTGCGCGCGGAGGGACTCGCGGGCATTGTCGTCGACGGACACGATGTGGCGCTGTATGCGGTCAACGATGCGATCTTCGCTACCGAGAACCAGTGTACCCACGGTGCGGCCCGACTCAGTGACGGGTTCCTGCTCGATGACGAGATCGAGTGTCCACTGCACCAGGGGCGCTTTAGCGTTCGCACCGGCGAGGCGCTGTGCGCGCCGCTGCAAACCTGCGTGCGGACCTATCCGGTGAAGATCGAGGAGGGACGTGTGTTCGTGCTGCTGGACGAACCCGCGCTTGCGGACCCCGCCACCTCGTGCAAGGAGCGAGCATGA
- a CDS encoding aromatic-ring-hydroxylating dioxygenase subunit beta yields the protein MTAITTALESARPRVTGGTRPQVDFDDFYALVALNARYAAVLDAGDWDAWPEFFVEDCVYQVLPRENHERGRPLAVLAFESKGMLKDRVYGIKETLFFDPYYQRHLIGTPLIHACDGELIEAETNYAVLRTKCEQMSDVYNTGRYLDRIRKTPAGLRFESRICVFDSEMIPNSLIYPI from the coding sequence ATGACGGCGATCACAACAGCACTCGAAAGCGCCCGTCCGCGCGTGACAGGCGGCACACGGCCACAGGTCGATTTCGACGATTTCTATGCGCTCGTCGCGTTGAATGCGCGTTACGCGGCCGTCCTCGACGCGGGGGACTGGGACGCGTGGCCCGAGTTCTTCGTGGAGGACTGCGTCTATCAGGTCCTGCCGCGCGAAAACCACGAACGTGGGCGGCCGCTAGCCGTGCTCGCGTTCGAGAGCAAGGGCATGTTGAAGGACCGGGTGTACGGCATCAAGGAGACGTTGTTCTTCGACCCGTACTACCAGCGGCATCTGATCGGCACGCCGTTGATCCACGCCTGCGACGGCGAACTCATCGAAGCGGAAACGAACTACGCGGTCCTGCGCACGAAATGCGAACAGATGAGCGATGTCTACAACACCGGTCGTTATCTGGACCGCATTCGCAAGACGCCGGCCGGTTTGCGCTTCGAGTCGCGCATCTGCGTGTTCGACAGCGAGATGATTCCCAACTCCCTTATCTATCCGATCTGA
- a CDS encoding Rieske 2Fe-2S domain-containing protein, whose protein sequence is MNAPNEFPIALDWKGDGASRTPFEAYTSEAVYQRELERLFYAGHWCYIGLEAEIPAPGDFQRTEVGERSVIMTRTADGEVVVLENACAHRGMQFCRERSGNAQDFHCPYHQWNYDLQGNLIGVPFRRGVRQGGRINGGMPPDFDPKNHGLRRLRVSTRGGAVFASFDQNVESFEDFLGPKILGYYDRLFHGPKLTVLGYTRQRVPSNWKLMVENIKDPYHAGLLHTWFVNFGLWRADNPAELVTDAHHRHGAMISIRSGGGGGEVTQNVTSFKERMTLNDDRFLDVVHEPWWGEPTVVMLTLMPSVIIQQQVNALSTRRIRPVSPGVFDYVWTHFGFETDDEAMTRRRLRQANLFGPAGFVSADDGEVIECVQQSFEQIQHGHVFNELGGRQVDDHTDHMVSETLVRGMYQYWRQVMEA, encoded by the coding sequence TTGAACGCACCCAATGAATTCCCCATCGCACTCGACTGGAAAGGCGATGGCGCGAGCAGAACGCCTTTCGAGGCCTATACCAGCGAAGCGGTTTATCAGCGCGAACTGGAGCGGCTTTTCTATGCGGGGCACTGGTGCTACATCGGCCTCGAAGCAGAGATTCCGGCACCCGGCGATTTTCAGCGCACCGAAGTCGGCGAGCGCTCGGTCATCATGACACGCACCGCGGACGGCGAAGTCGTCGTGCTCGAAAACGCCTGCGCCCATCGCGGCATGCAGTTCTGCCGCGAGCGCTCCGGCAACGCCCAGGACTTCCACTGTCCTTATCACCAATGGAATTACGATTTGCAGGGCAATCTGATCGGCGTGCCGTTCCGGCGCGGCGTCAGACAGGGTGGGCGTATCAATGGCGGCATGCCGCCGGACTTCGATCCAAAGAACCACGGGCTGCGGCGTTTGCGCGTATCGACCCGGGGCGGGGCGGTGTTCGCTTCATTCGATCAGAACGTCGAGTCGTTCGAGGACTTCCTCGGACCGAAGATTCTCGGCTACTACGACCGGCTGTTTCACGGTCCGAAGCTGACGGTGCTCGGCTATACGCGCCAACGCGTGCCGAGTAACTGGAAGCTGATGGTCGAGAACATCAAGGACCCCTATCACGCAGGTCTGCTGCACACATGGTTCGTCAACTTCGGCTTGTGGCGGGCGGACAATCCGGCCGAGCTCGTCACCGATGCACACCACCGGCACGGCGCAATGATCTCGATTCGCAGCGGCGGTGGCGGCGGCGAGGTCACGCAGAACGTGACGAGTTTCAAGGAGCGCATGACGCTGAACGACGATCGCTTCCTCGACGTGGTGCACGAGCCGTGGTGGGGAGAGCCCACCGTCGTGATGCTGACGTTGATGCCGAGCGTGATCATCCAGCAGCAGGTCAATGCGCTGTCCACGCGCCGTATCCGGCCCGTTAGCCCCGGCGTGTTCGATTACGTCTGGACGCACTTCGGCTTTGAAACCGACGACGAAGCGATGACCCGCCGCCGCCTGCGGCAGGCCAATCTGTTCGGTCCTGCCGGTTTCGTTTCCGCGGACGACGGCGAAGTCATCGAATGCGTTCAGCAAAGCTTCGAACAGATCCAGCACGGACATGTCTTCAACGAACTCGGCGGCCGCCAGGTCGACGATCACACCGATCACATGGTGAGCGAGACACTCGTGCGCGGCATGTATCAATACTGGCGTCAGGTCATGGAGGCTTGA
- a CDS encoding 3-deoxy-7-phosphoheptulonate synthase: MPFVPSRVCAGAVSTAAQLRASLPVTGEAAALVRRTQESLARILAGHDDRLALIVGPCSIHDANAALDYAARLARLRGKHTDALEIVMRVYFEKPRTTVGWKGWINDPMLDGTFRIETGLRVARRLLVDIHALGVPAATEFLDLMTVPYLDDLVSWCAIGARTTESQTHRQTASGLAAPVGFKNSTDGNVRIAIDAVEAARGAHHYLAPSDDGALEIVATRGNRSAHVVLRGGKVPNYDAPSVASACAELRRAGLPAHVVVDASHGNSGKRAQAQIGVCEDIAKRLAHGESHVAGLMLESHLVEGRQDIGPGASLVYGQSITDACLGWSDTVELVERLADAVRERRRLTGGLTSGLTSGLTSGELQAAREARSEMHAAQAITH; this comes from the coding sequence ATGCCGTTCGTGCCCAGCCGTGTTTGCGCGGGCGCCGTTTCAACGGCTGCGCAATTGCGCGCATCGCTACCGGTGACGGGCGAAGCGGCAGCGCTCGTGCGTCGTACCCAGGAGTCGCTGGCACGCATACTCGCAGGCCACGACGATCGCCTCGCGCTGATCGTCGGACCTTGTTCGATCCATGACGCGAACGCCGCGCTCGACTATGCAGCGCGTCTCGCCAGACTGCGCGGCAAGCACACCGACGCGCTCGAGATCGTCATGCGCGTGTACTTCGAAAAGCCGCGTACGACAGTGGGCTGGAAAGGCTGGATCAACGACCCGATGCTCGACGGCACGTTTCGTATCGAGACCGGTTTGCGTGTAGCCCGTCGTCTGCTCGTCGACATTCATGCGCTTGGCGTGCCCGCTGCCACCGAGTTCCTCGATCTGATGACCGTGCCGTATCTCGACGACCTCGTGTCGTGGTGCGCGATCGGCGCGCGCACTACCGAATCGCAAACGCATCGTCAGACAGCGTCGGGCCTTGCCGCGCCGGTCGGCTTCAAGAACAGCACCGACGGCAACGTCCGCATCGCGATCGATGCAGTCGAGGCGGCACGCGGCGCGCATCACTACCTTGCACCGTCCGACGACGGCGCACTCGAAATCGTGGCGACGCGCGGCAATCGCAGCGCGCATGTCGTCTTGCGCGGCGGCAAGGTGCCCAACTACGACGCGCCGAGCGTCGCGTCCGCCTGCGCCGAATTGCGTCGGGCCGGCTTGCCGGCACACGTGGTTGTCGACGCGAGCCACGGCAATAGCGGCAAGCGCGCGCAGGCGCAGATCGGCGTGTGCGAGGACATTGCGAAACGCCTCGCTCATGGCGAGTCGCATGTCGCTGGCCTGATGCTGGAGTCGCATCTGGTCGAGGGACGTCAGGACATCGGGCCGGGCGCATCGCTCGTGTACGGACAGAGCATTACCGACGCGTGTCTCGGCTGGAGCGATACGGTCGAACTCGTCGAGCGCCTCGCCGATGCCGTGCGCGAACGACGCCGGCTGACAGGCGGGCTGACGAGCGGGCTCACAAGCGGGCTCACAAGCGGCGAACTTCAGGCGGCCCGCGAGGCACGCAGCGAGATGCATGCGGCGCAAGCCATTACCCACTGA
- a CDS encoding acyl-CoA thioesterase yields the protein MEKKHFETSIEVKYRDTDSMGHVSSQVYYDYLQHAYLTFMHRLLEMPFSEKLPHIMVKTACEYVKPAQYGDTIKVCSSVTRFGSKSFELEHLMVRGDGADAVVAKASSTHVMYDYSSNATIPVPEAFKNRVLEFQGVL from the coding sequence ATGGAAAAGAAGCATTTCGAAACCTCAATTGAAGTCAAGTATCGCGACACCGATTCGATGGGACACGTGAGCAGCCAGGTGTATTACGACTATTTGCAGCACGCGTATCTGACCTTCATGCATCGTCTTCTGGAGATGCCGTTCTCGGAGAAGCTGCCGCACATCATGGTGAAGACCGCGTGCGAGTACGTGAAGCCTGCGCAGTACGGCGACACGATCAAGGTGTGCAGCAGCGTGACGCGCTTCGGCTCGAAGAGCTTCGAGCTCGAGCATCTGATGGTGCGTGGCGACGGCGCCGACGCGGTCGTGGCGAAGGCTTCATCCACACATGTGATGTACGACTACTCAAGCAACGCGACGATCCCGGTTCCCGAAGCATTCAAGAATCGCGTGCTGGAATTTCAAGGCGTGCTTTGA
- a CDS encoding helix-turn-helix domain-containing protein: MNELAERPLFLNLSSPLSLREREVLRWSAQGKTSYEIGIILGLTERTINFHIAKSIMKLDASNKTHAVVKAVLLGLIVFA, encoded by the coding sequence ATGAACGAGTTAGCTGAGCGCCCCCTTTTCCTGAATCTCAGTTCGCCGTTAAGCCTGCGCGAACGTGAGGTATTGCGCTGGTCGGCACAGGGAAAAACATCATACGAAATCGGAATAATATTGGGCCTTACCGAGCGCACGATTAATTTTCACATCGCAAAGTCGATCATGAAGCTGGATGCTTCCAATAAGACCCATGCGGTAGTGAAAGCGGTGCTGCTCGGTTTGATTGTATTTGCGTAA